A single window of Ischnura elegans chromosome 8, ioIscEleg1.1, whole genome shotgun sequence DNA harbors:
- the LOC124163773 gene encoding uncharacterized protein LOC124163773: MSSLAFLQCCRDSNTLPSCVNVKHHINTPATKGILRRTSEAFVRERVHHTRGALHFCSKEIYKAHMELSNILTTADWDTIYKIIYEPSRITQATVRETQIKKFEKLSSGQHPVHGPEKGRSVFNLMDETLDFATESILAKGFNFVIAPKAIRKEKIITGVESAIRKLPKAIADEIREDVGSILRKSRPPRPNITAAERRALRKLQDNGNILILPADKGNAAVLMRTEDYEKKISSLLQEQTYRKMKADPTSKLERNTRAIIKSSSIPKEYQRGLLPSAAKPPRLYGIPKIHK, encoded by the coding sequence ATGTCTTCTTTAGCCTTCCTCCAATGCTGCAGAGACTCGAACACCTTGCCATCTTGTGTGAACGTCAAACACCATATCAACACGCCTGCTACCAAGGGAATTCTCCGACGCACCAGCGAAGCATTTGTTAGAGAAAGAGTGCACCACACTCGTGGCGCCCTCCACTTCTGCTCAAAGGAAATCTACAAAGCTCATATGGAGTTGAGCAATATCTTGACCACTGCCGACTGGGATACTATTTACAAAATAATCTATGAGCCATCCCGCATCACTCAAGCCACAGTACGGGAAACGCAGattaagaaatttgaaaaactgaGTAGCGGGCAACATCCAGTTcatggtcctgaaaagggccgttCCGTATTCAACCTAATGGACGAAACCTTGGATTTTGCCACGGAAAGCATCCtagcgaaaggtttcaacttcGTCATTGCTCCTAAGGCAATTCGGAAGGAAAAAATCATCACCGGAGTGGAATCCGCCATCCGGAAGCTGCCAAAAGCGATTGCAGATGAGATAAGGGAAGACGTGGGGAGTATCCTCCGCAAATCAAGACCACCGAGACCGAACATAACAGCAGCAGAGAGACGAGCGTTGAGAAAGCTCCAGGACAATGGTAATATTCTCATATTACCCGCAGATAAAGGGAACGCAGCTGTTTTGATGCGAACGGAAGACTacgaaaagaaaatatcatctcttCTCCAGGAGCAAACCTATAGAAAGATGAAGGCCGATCCAACAAGCAAATTGGAACGAAACACCAGAGCCATCATCAAGAGTTCATCCATTCCAAAAGAATATCAACGAGGCCTCCTACCTTCGGCTGCGAAACCACCGAGATTATACGGCATACCAAAAATCCACAAATAG